The Nicotiana tomentosiformis chromosome 2, ASM39032v3, whole genome shotgun sequence genome includes the window AGGCATTGTGTGATAGAAGTAGAGATaaaattgttgaaaaatattaTCATGTGTGAGTGACTTTACTTATTATTTTATGATGGATTATCAATATATAGTAATTTGTGGATAGACTTCTAATTTATACTGAATGATGTATTTTAGTTATTCAAATCATCATATAATAATAAGTAATTATACTAGATAATATCATATGCTTTGGTATAACTATATATGTAAAATTGATTTAATTTTGTAATATGTttgtttactttatattttatattttaataaaataaaataaaataataataaaagtctCTTTCGATAAATATTTAAGTTCATTTTTCTATTTAAAAAAATGATAAGACCTTGATACTGTCCTTTTTGGTAATTTAacactcaaaagtactttttaaaaagatGGGCCAAACACAATTTGTTTGCcaaatattacaaaaaaaaaatcttaaatgaattggccaaacacaaacagtttttttttcaaaagtaattCTAAAAAAAGTACTTCTAAAAAAAAGTACAtttcaaaataagcagattttgACAACTTGGCCAAATTGgctcttaaaaataatttttaaaaacttgactaattactgctcaaaaatatttttcaaattagtCAAATACAAATCAATTCCTACTAAAAGTTTTACAAGTTTAGCCAAACTGGCTATAAATCCTATCAGTTTGGCTTAAATAACAAGGAGGTAATAGAAGTCTCTAGACGCAGCTTTAATTGGCGGTAGGGCTAGAACAAACAGGCGAGAAGCTTCAATCGGACTGTGGAGACCTAATTGTTTGGTTTTCTTAGCACAAGAAAAGCATGtaatttctcttcttcttctttttctggaACACAACTTACCATTTACGATTTATCTGTTAAAATCAAAATCGTTAATAGTTTTTGGCTGTGAATTGTAATGTTGTATATAATAATAGGAGGCATTCGGTAAATCGTCCACCAACACCTGATACACGGGATGATCAAGAAAAGGAGCCTACCCTTAATGAAATTATCAACATTAAGgtcaatttttatcaaaaatttctTTTGGATACATAGTTTGCAGTTTTTGATTATTCATCAGATGTATAATTTCTGAATGTTTGATTAATTGCTTGTTCAGTTGATTGAGAGTGGGGAAAAAGAACGGTTGAAGGAGCTTTTGAGGGAAAGGCTTGTGGAGTCTGGGTGGAAGGATGAAATGAAAGCTCTTTGTAGGTAATGTCTCTCTCTGACCTTGTTTCAAACACTTGGAAGGATAAAAACTATTGTTAGGAGAAATGTGTTACTTAGCTACTTTTTCAATACATGAGTGTTTCTGATAAAATTCGAACAACACAGAGAAGATTAGATGAGTTTTATTTGTTTCATAGCAACTACTTCCTTGCTCTTTTGCTACAATGAAGCCCCAATTGAAAGTTAATCACTTTTCTTAGTTTGCTGGCAAGTGAAATAACAACCTATTTGACAATCTTGTTCTGTTTATTTTGCTGGCGAGATATATACAATTGTCTACATCCATACCTTGCATCCTAGAGGTGCATGGTTCGATTCTTACCAGGCCTCTCCTTTCCTCTTTCCTCACCCCAGACCTTCCCCACCCTAAAATGAAGGGGAAAGATCCCAAATGGTGTTTGACAAGAATTTAAGGTAATTCAAGTCTTGAAAAATGGAGCCACTTACAAGTAGGGTGCTCCAACTGCCACTTAACTCTTATAATTGATTGATTTCCCCCTTTACTCTTTGACATAACTTTTCCTCACCCATGAAAAATGTAAGAAAAATATTATCTATGTGGTCTTACATACACCAACCATCTGCATACCAAACCCccaccccccccccacccccccccccaaaaaaaaaaaaaggacagaAAAACCTTTTGTGCTACCCTAGCTCTACCAGTGTCCACACTCCACATCTCTCCCCAACTAGTTCTATTTCAACCAGCGAAAAGGAAAGGAAGAAACTCTATTATAACTCTGAAGTCCAACCTTCAAAAACCTCTCAAATCGGATCGCTGCCCCTGATTATTTTAAAACTAATGAACTTTTGTTTTGTAGTTCCAGAACCCTGACAAAAAAGTCACAAGATGTTCTTTCATTTAACCAGACACGCAGATTAAAAAGAATCAATAAATTGGAAAGAAAAATGATTTCTAGAAGTGAAAGTCCTTCAGCATGTTCGTTAGTTATAGTAATTGCAGCGGCTTAAATAGGATTATCAAATGTTGCTAGAAACAATTGCAGTACAAGAAGGATTGAACTTTGACAACAAGCAGCGGTTTAGATTTTGAAGGTAGGTTGGAGAGGGCCTAGAAGAGGATGAGAAGGGATAGAGATGGAAAGGAGATAAGGGATCTAAAGCAAGTAAGGGAAATGAGATACAAAACATCACAGAAGAGGATGTACAAAGGAGGAGAAGAAGGGTTTAGGGAGCCATAAAGAAATTGTTAAAAGGTAAGGGGAGAAGTGAGAGTTGGGGGTCTACTGGAGGTTAAACGATTGCAGAGTTGGTAGGTGAGGTTGTCAAAGTAggttatttgggggggggggggggggatatgaGATGGGAAGGGGAGGAATGTTGGGGATAGGGTGGGAGGGAAATGAGCATGAAGAGAAATAGGCAAAATAGGGTAGCAGCGAGGCTAGACTTGCTTTATTAGTACAGTAACTTATTCTCCTTGAAGAATAGGAAAATACATACCTTTTTTCCAAATTAACTACTTTAAGATATGTTTTTCTTAAATTATGTGGTATTTTGTGGCCAAAACTTAATTATTTGGTAATACTCCGTTttatctttaagtttgaaaattttatgTGAACTATCTATTTTTGAGGTGGTTTATTGGTAATTACAGCCAACTTAGGACGCTTAATGTGGCAGAACTTGAGTATAATATGAATGGAAAGTAGATTAGTTCACTAATGAAAAGGTTGTTTAGCTGGACAACTAAAGAGAAGGGAGCTATGTGTAGCATTTGGAGGTACAAGGAAAATAAATGATTGATAAGAACCAAAAAATGTCTCTTTCGAGTTATTATTGATCTATGAGTTTTCCCTGTATTTTCTTTCATCGCCCTGTTCAATAATAAGTCTTGATTATAACAAGGTTGGGGTGGGGGTCTTCGAGACCAAGTTTTGTTTAAGTGGTGAGGGTTATGGCAACTATTACTCTCGAGCTTTCAGCTTTTGATATGCACTTAAACTGTTACTACCTCTGAGGGTAGTTAAGAATAACTATTCCAAGTTTGTGGCTTATTTCTTTATCTTTTATGATCTTTGGTATGCTGGTCGTGTGTTTTGTGTATACGGCAATCGATTCTCAATTTGACACGTAACTTTTGTCACATTCATTCTCTCATCAATACTTTACTTTAGGGAATATGTAAAGAAGAAAGGACGGAACAATGTAACTGTCGACGACCTTGTACATGTGATTACCCCAAAAGGTAGAGGTAAGGGTTCTGTCTTCTCTTTCACTTTTTCTAGACACACACACCTGAAGGAGGAATGGCTGTATGCTTAAAATGTACTCCTTCTGATTATCTTTGTATCCTTTTAAGCAATAAGAGTGCATTGAAGTTGACATATTTCCTTGAGTGCTGTTGGTTCCTTTAAACATACGGCATTGGGAGATTAGATTTTGTGATCCGTCTCTTACTCAATTTCCCAGCTTCATGATTATTGGAATgttttaaataataaatactGCCTGCATTTGATAGAATATACACATTGGTGTTCCTTTGTTAAATGTTTTCTGCTGCTTATTGAATTGCAGCTTCAATACCTGATTCCATCAAAGCTGAGCTGCTACAAAGAATTCGTACATTTCTTGTTTCAGCCACTCTTTGATTCAACAGCTTCATATGCATGAAGAAGGTAGCAGTAACGGTGAATATGCTGGGTATGCTTTGACTCATTCATCTTGGGGCGCTCCTGGTCTAGATTATGACAACAATGGAGGAACTTGGAGCCATATGAGAAGATGGGTCATTGGTGGTTGTCTGCATTGAGGGGCCAGTTCAGAGTTCAACCACTGCATCGCCCCTCACCTTTTAGTGTCCAAATTATCTGTTTTCTGACTGT containing:
- the LOC104096495 gene encoding transcription and mRNA export factor ENY2, producing MRHSVNRPPTPDTRDDQEKEPTLNEIINIKLIESGEKERLKELLRERLVESGWKDEMKALCREYVKKKGRNNVTVDDLVHVITPKGRASIPDSIKAELLQRIRTFLVSATL